In Bacillus sp. SB49, a single window of DNA contains:
- a CDS encoding DUF3784 domain-containing protein: MNTGFIVYSIIMVWVLVIYGGLTYLVVKKREYGLISGFGNRSEEEQQYLLENGYVDATGRLLKWTFSMLLLTFLAGLLPVDLAFEVGLGLFFIVLLTGIVWIQRYEVPRKRKRNVWMTSIFSVAIFGGVVALTITGLIDNTVTVEDSKVKISGMYGGEWSLADIEKVEILDDVPDVIVKSNGFASGGHLKGRFRLEDPYEGALLFIQADMKPSVYIKTKEDDLFINKEDEEETRRLYETLKESVR, from the coding sequence ATGAATACTGGTTTTATCGTCTATAGCATCATCATGGTATGGGTATTGGTTATTTACGGCGGATTAACGTATCTGGTGGTTAAAAAGAGAGAGTACGGATTAATTTCCGGGTTCGGAAACCGGTCGGAAGAGGAGCAGCAGTATCTGTTGGAGAACGGCTATGTAGACGCAACAGGCCGTCTGCTGAAATGGACGTTCTCAATGCTTCTGCTCACTTTTCTTGCCGGCCTGCTTCCGGTTGATCTGGCATTTGAGGTCGGGCTTGGTTTGTTTTTCATCGTTTTATTGACCGGTATTGTTTGGATACAGCGATACGAGGTTCCTCGTAAAAGGAAGCGGAATGTATGGATGACAAGCATCTTTTCCGTCGCCATCTTCGGGGGAGTAGTTGCACTGACCATTACTGGATTGATCGACAATACCGTAACGGTTGAAGATTCAAAGGTGAAGATTTCGGGAATGTATGGCGGTGAATGGTCACTTGCTGACATAGAGAAGGTGGAGATCTTGGATGACGTGCCGGATGTGATTGTGAAGTCCAATGGTTTCGCATCGGGAGGTCATTTGAAAGGGCGCTTCCGTCTCGAGGACCCATATGAAGGAGCACTGCTATTCATTCAAGCGGATATGAAGCCCTCCGTGTACATAAAGACGAAAGAGGACGATTTGTTCATTAATAAAGAAGATGAGGAAGAAACCAGACGCTTGTATGAAACGCTGAAAGAGTCGGTTCGTTGA
- a CDS encoding DUF2207 domain-containing protein, with product MKKWVTGSIILLILLLPLPVYAADYSIEETNITASLQADGKVMVEESHTYAFDGEFNGITRTLIPKQQGSEITDVRAEENGKALEVEREGDLYKVYRGGSDETITVDLFYTIENGMEHYADVSQFYWPFFDDRNESTYEDLTITVVPPAQTEAKVAFGYDAAYETEQLLDDGSVRYEMGEVPANEKGDIRVAYDASLFYAAGNTKEMLGTILAEKKSLDDEAAEKKQREEQWGKIGAILTVSATALAVLLYGYGLRRRKMTGWDAERIKGGSLFPDHSMSIPGMISFMKGGYMNHKALTAAMLDLVRKGLIEEQSKKVYKRLDRHPDHEHEQQLIEWLYDDIAQSDTLYIDDIERYAKNKENSETYRKRHHSWQKLVRKEVKEQSLYASSAVPRWTAGLTALGLFPFAILLPLNGTFLWMIFVILLIIYFLLFSIAYKPLNVEGRSLYDQLQPLKKDDDWETWEEEDRLKALLFQIGAGKRDPLSQPFPSSTQSSEIATYVVIGSYFETNFSDAQRHTTVSASSGSSSSGGGTGGGGGGSGAF from the coding sequence ATGAAAAAGTGGGTCACTGGATCGATTATTCTCCTCATCCTTCTCCTTCCCCTCCCTGTTTATGCCGCGGATTATTCGATTGAAGAAACGAATATCACGGCATCTTTGCAGGCGGATGGTAAAGTAATGGTGGAAGAATCACACACGTACGCGTTTGATGGAGAATTCAATGGTATAACAAGAACACTTATTCCGAAACAACAGGGCTCGGAAATCACCGATGTCCGTGCCGAAGAGAACGGAAAAGCTTTGGAGGTGGAAAGAGAAGGGGATCTGTATAAAGTCTATCGCGGCGGTTCAGACGAAACCATAACGGTCGACCTTTTTTACACGATTGAGAACGGCATGGAGCATTATGCTGATGTGTCCCAGTTTTATTGGCCTTTCTTTGATGATAGAAACGAGTCTACCTATGAGGACTTGACGATCACTGTCGTCCCTCCAGCGCAGACGGAAGCGAAAGTGGCTTTCGGATACGATGCTGCCTATGAAACAGAACAATTGTTGGACGATGGATCCGTCCGATACGAAATGGGAGAAGTACCGGCTAACGAGAAAGGGGACATCCGCGTCGCCTATGATGCTTCCCTCTTCTATGCAGCCGGCAACACGAAAGAAATGCTCGGAACCATCCTTGCTGAGAAGAAGTCCCTGGACGACGAGGCAGCGGAGAAAAAGCAGAGAGAAGAACAGTGGGGGAAAATCGGCGCAATTCTCACGGTTTCAGCAACTGCCTTGGCGGTCCTCCTGTATGGTTACGGCCTAAGAAGAAGGAAAATGACAGGTTGGGATGCCGAACGTATTAAAGGGGGCTCCTTATTTCCAGATCACTCCATGAGTATACCGGGAATGATCAGCTTTATGAAGGGCGGCTATATGAATCACAAAGCACTGACCGCTGCGATGCTTGATCTTGTCCGTAAAGGACTGATTGAAGAACAGTCCAAGAAGGTGTATAAACGCCTTGACCGTCATCCGGACCACGAGCACGAGCAGCAATTGATCGAATGGTTATATGATGATATAGCCCAAAGCGATACCCTATATATTGACGATATAGAAAGGTACGCAAAGAACAAAGAAAATAGTGAAACCTATCGTAAACGACATCATTCCTGGCAGAAGCTTGTCAGAAAGGAAGTGAAGGAGCAGAGCTTATACGCTTCATCCGCTGTTCCACGATGGACAGCAGGCTTAACAGCACTCGGCCTTTTTCCTTTCGCCATTCTTCTTCCTTTGAACGGTACATTCCTTTGGATGATTTTCGTCATCCTGCTGATCATCTACTTCTTGCTGTTCAGCATTGCATACAAGCCGTTGAATGTGGAAGGACGTAGTCTCTACGACCAGCTCCAGCCGTTGAAAAAAGATGACGATTGGGAAACATGGGAAGAAGAAGACCGCTTAAAAGCACTTTTGTTCCAAATCGGAGCAGGTAAACGTGATCCCCTTTCCCAACCGTTCCCCTCTTCCACCCAGTCCAGCGAAATTGCAACGTATGTGGTGATTGGTTCTTACTTTGAGACGAACTTTTCGGACGCACAGCGTCATACCACAGTTTCCGCTTCATCTGGAAGCTCAAGCAGCGGTGGCGGGACCGGTGGTGGCGGCGGCGGTTCCGGAGCCTTTTAA
- a CDS encoding methyl-accepting chemotaxis protein, giving the protein MSDLNETFHHLSNKVKETGTFSDDIKKISEQTNLLALNASIEAARAGEAGKGFSVVADEIRKLSEMTNDTAEKITTNLMEALRNNESTLEKMDGSSAKITSIQDSFGEIHTYFTDLKEVLVHIVDIFKETDDVMMRVITDNLQVEQWSGELAAIIEESSAGMQEMSATVEALTSDSENIAAIMNHTTEKADQLLAVDQHK; this is encoded by the coding sequence ATGAGCGATTTAAATGAAACGTTCCACCATTTAAGCAATAAAGTAAAAGAAACAGGCACGTTCTCTGATGATATCAAGAAGATATCGGAGCAGACGAATCTGCTCGCCTTGAATGCATCTATTGAAGCTGCTCGTGCGGGCGAAGCAGGAAAAGGATTTTCTGTTGTAGCTGATGAGATTAGAAAGCTATCAGAGATGACAAATGATACGGCAGAGAAAATAACGACCAATTTGATGGAAGCTCTCCGGAATAATGAATCCACATTGGAGAAGATGGATGGAAGTTCTGCGAAGATCACCTCCATTCAAGATTCTTTCGGTGAGATCCATACCTATTTCACAGACTTGAAGGAAGTACTCGTCCATATTGTTGATATTTTCAAAGAGACGGATGATGTCATGATGAGAGTAATTACGGACAATCTTCAAGTGGAACAGTGGAGTGGGGAATTAGCTGCAATCATTGAGGAATCGAGTGCAGGTATGCAGGAAATGAGTGCCACGGTGGAAGCGCTCACTTCTGACAGCGAAAACATAGCTGCTATTATGAACCATACAACTGAAAAAGCCGATCAATTATTGGCCGTGGATCAACATAAGTAA
- a CDS encoding hemolysin family protein, with protein sequence MIIAIIVLLFVSLFFSGSETALTAANKMKLQARVNKNDKKAEKLLNLVSRPSEFITTILIGNNIANILLPTLVTALAIEYGFSVGVASAILTVTIIVFSEVIPKSIAAAFPDRISMLVSPVIRFFVILFKPVTVVLNWLTGSITKALSKGETNDVSVSKEELRTMVDIADSEGTFNEAESHRIKGVLDFYNLNVKDVLKTPRVDMIAISEEAMFEEVRDMVTQHPFTRYPVYREDIDDIVAVLHSKYLISWAMEPERPLKDFTYKDPLVVYEFHSIEWVFRKMTKEKKHMAIVLDEYGGTEGVLTHEDVIEAMIGLEIEDEMDVESDSIIEKISETELICDGKITLRRLNSIFDTEVPEEEDVLAGYLLKEFNDFPQEGDVLERNNLTFKVLEIEGRMLRRIQIIK encoded by the coding sequence GTGATCATCGCGATCATTGTTCTACTGTTCGTTTCTTTATTTTTCTCGGGAAGCGAAACAGCATTGACTGCTGCAAACAAAATGAAGCTGCAGGCTCGAGTGAATAAAAATGATAAAAAAGCGGAAAAGTTGTTGAATCTTGTTTCCCGTCCAAGTGAATTCATTACGACAATCTTGATTGGTAATAATATAGCTAACATTCTGCTTCCAACATTGGTTACGGCACTAGCTATTGAGTATGGATTCAGTGTAGGAGTGGCTTCCGCCATTTTGACTGTCACCATCATCGTCTTCTCAGAAGTCATTCCGAAATCGATTGCCGCTGCCTTCCCGGATCGAATATCCATGTTGGTTTCTCCGGTCATCCGGTTTTTCGTTATCCTTTTTAAACCAGTGACTGTGGTGTTGAACTGGTTGACAGGATCCATTACGAAGGCTTTGTCCAAAGGAGAAACGAACGATGTCTCCGTTTCAAAAGAGGAGCTTCGGACGATGGTTGACATTGCAGATTCGGAAGGGACCTTCAACGAAGCGGAATCCCACCGGATCAAAGGTGTGCTTGATTTCTATAATCTGAATGTAAAGGATGTCCTGAAAACACCCCGGGTGGATATGATTGCCATTTCGGAAGAGGCAATGTTTGAGGAAGTTCGGGATATGGTTACTCAACACCCGTTTACAAGGTACCCGGTTTATCGGGAAGACATAGATGACATTGTTGCTGTTCTTCATTCAAAGTATTTGATTTCCTGGGCAATGGAACCCGAACGCCCGCTCAAGGATTTCACGTATAAGGATCCTCTTGTCGTTTATGAATTCCATAGTATAGAATGGGTTTTCCGGAAGATGACAAAAGAGAAGAAGCATATGGCGATTGTTCTGGATGAGTATGGAGGAACCGAAGGGGTTCTTACACATGAGGATGTCATTGAAGCAATGATCGGTCTTGAAATTGAGGATGAAATGGACGTAGAAAGTGACTCCATCATTGAGAAGATATCAGAGACCGAACTGATCTGTGACGGAAAGATTACTCTCCGGCGCTTGAACTCAATTTTCGATACAGAAGTTCCGGAAGAAGAAGACGTCCTTGCAGGCTATCTTCTGAAGGAGTTCAATGACTTCCCGCAAGAAGGGGATGTGTTGGAAAGGAATAACCTGACGTTTAAAGTGCTTGAGATCGAAGGAAGAATGCTGAGAAGGATCCAAATTATAAAATAG